One Methermicoccus shengliensis DSM 18856 genomic region harbors:
- the albA gene encoding DNA-binding protein Alba, which translates to SQFNEGADEVVIKARGRAISRAVDTAEVVRTRFLHGVMPKDIRISTEHVEGHKGDMVKVSSIEIFLTKEAAEGE; encoded by the coding sequence TCGCAGTTCAACGAGGGAGCAGACGAGGTGGTGATAAAGGCCAGGGGCAGAGCCATCTCAAGGGCAGTGGACACCGCGGAGGTCGTACGAACGAGGTTTCTACATGGAGTAATGCCAAAGGACATCAGGATATCGACGGAGCATGTGGAGGGGCACAAGGGAGACATGGTGAAGGTGTCCTCGATAGAGATATTCCTCACAAAGGAAGCGGCTGAGGGGGAGTGA
- a CDS encoding carbohydrate kinase family protein, with protein MQHITIIGHTAIDYLMRVDEFPAPNSSVPVRECVRAYGGGAANICTGIAKLGGRCTLRSAVGRDFVHSDYMRHLEHLGIGLELHVSEQPTSRAYVMTDESGDQMTFFYWGASSEFEHMVPKPSAAIHMATGHPMYNARAAQMAEFASFDPGQDIVNYDAEMLDAVLSSCQMLICNRHEMERILSMLSTTIDELLERLHAIIVTMDRDGSMVHTDGSSVHVPAVRTRVIDPTGAGDGYRSGLFTALQRGYDLVSAAKVGSTVASFVIEGWGAQSNQPTWDRMMDRLVSVYGRLPEPPGSA; from the coding sequence ATGCAGCACATAACCATCATAGGGCACACTGCCATTGACTACTTGATGAGAGTGGATGAGTTTCCCGCACCCAACAGCTCTGTGCCCGTACGAGAGTGTGTGAGGGCATACGGAGGGGGGGCTGCCAACATATGCACTGGCATCGCCAAGCTGGGGGGAAGGTGTACGCTGCGCTCGGCAGTGGGCAGGGACTTCGTGCACTCAGATTACATGCGCCATCTCGAGCATCTGGGCATAGGGCTCGAGCTCCACGTGAGCGAGCAGCCCACATCGAGGGCATATGTGATGACTGATGAGAGTGGAGACCAGATGACATTCTTCTACTGGGGAGCCTCCAGTGAGTTTGAGCACATGGTACCCAAGCCCAGTGCTGCCATCCACATGGCAACTGGACACCCCATGTACAATGCGAGGGCGGCACAGATGGCAGAGTTTGCGTCGTTCGACCCCGGACAGGACATCGTGAACTATGATGCAGAGATGCTCGATGCCGTGCTCTCGAGCTGCCAGATGCTCATATGCAACAGACACGAGATGGAGCGCATCCTGAGCATGCTGAGCACCACCATTGACGAGCTCCTGGAGCGGCTACATGCCATAATAGTGACGATGGACAGGGATGGGAGCATGGTGCATACAGATGGCAGCAGCGTGCACGTGCCTGCCGTGAGGACGAGGGTGATAGACCCCACGGGAGCCGGAGATGGCTACAGGAGTGGGCTGTTCACTGCGTTGCAGAGGGGATATGACTTAGTGAGTGCTGCAAAGGTGGGAAGCACCGTCGCCTCATTCGTGATAGAGGGATGGGGCGCCCAGAGCAACCAGCCCACGTGGGATAGGATGATGGATAGACTGGTATCGGTGTATGGGCGGCTGCCAGAGCCCCCAGGCTCGGCATGA
- the pyrB gene encoding aspartate carbamoyltransferase yields the protein MFAGRHIISTREFSKDEIDHILKVAERLEPYALGKEKARLLAGRLFAMLFFEPSTRTRLSFEAAAKRLGGSTIGFSSTESTSAAKGESLADTVRVLSGYADALIIRHPREGAARFAARHSRVPVINAGDGAGHHPTQTLLDLYTLRKECGLEGVRIALVGDLKYGRTVHSLAYALALYEAEMFMVSPPQLRMPGHIITDLVQMGVHVHESQSLQEVMGEVDAIYLTRIQRERFPDPTEYQRVAGSYRLTASMLQHASPRTIVMHPLPRVDEIAPDVDSTPHARYFEQSSYGVPVRMALLCLLTGVIE from the coding sequence ATGTTTGCCGGACGGCACATCATCTCCACGAGGGAGTTCTCCAAGGATGAGATAGACCACATCCTGAAGGTGGCAGAGCGGCTCGAGCCCTATGCCCTTGGAAAGGAGAAGGCCCGCCTGCTCGCTGGCAGGCTGTTTGCCATGCTGTTCTTTGAACCCTCCACGAGGACGAGGCTGTCCTTCGAGGCGGCAGCCAAGCGGCTTGGGGGGAGCACGATTGGCTTTAGCTCCACCGAGTCCACCTCTGCCGCAAAGGGCGAGAGCCTTGCAGACACCGTGAGGGTACTCTCAGGGTATGCAGATGCGCTCATCATCCGCCATCCGAGAGAGGGGGCGGCGAGGTTTGCGGCTCGGCACTCGAGGGTGCCCGTCATCAATGCCGGCGATGGAGCAGGACACCACCCCACCCAGACACTGCTCGACCTGTACACACTCAGGAAGGAGTGTGGGCTGGAGGGCGTGAGGATTGCCCTCGTGGGGGACCTGAAGTATGGCAGAACAGTGCACTCGCTGGCTTACGCGCTCGCACTGTATGAGGCAGAGATGTTCATGGTGTCTCCTCCGCAGCTGCGCATGCCAGGCCACATAATCACTGACCTCGTGCAGATGGGGGTGCACGTCCACGAGAGCCAGAGCCTCCAGGAGGTGATGGGGGAGGTGGACGCCATATACCTCACGAGGATACAGAGGGAGAGGTTTCCAGACCCCACGGAGTACCAGCGGGTCGCAGGTTCGTACCGGCTCACAGCGAGCATGCTGCAGCATGCAAGCCCACGCACAATCGTGATGCACCCACTGCCAAGGGTGGACGAGATAGCCCCTGACGTGGACAGCACTCCCCATGCCAGATACTTCGAGCAGTCCTCCTATGGGGTGCCCGTCAGGATGGCGCTGCTGTGCTTGCTCACGGGGGTGATTGAGTGA